A section of the Enterobacter sp. C2 genome encodes:
- a CDS encoding helix-turn-helix transcriptional regulator encodes MQNEIEAGSGNIYNDLGYANAEEMQLKAQLAMAIHDILQERGLTQQQAARILGMTQPKLSNLLRGQFRGISEAKMLDCLMRLGRDVDIVVGKAQTIPGTMKVVFG; translated from the coding sequence ATGCAAAATGAAATCGAAGCGGGTAGTGGGAATATTTATAACGATTTAGGTTACGCTAACGCTGAGGAGATGCAGCTTAAGGCGCAGTTAGCAATGGCGATTCATGACATTCTACAAGAGCGTGGGCTGACTCAGCAGCAGGCGGCCCGTATTTTAGGTATGACCCAGCCTAAACTATCAAACTTATTGCGTGGCCAATTTCGTGGGATCAGCGAGGCGAAAATGCTCGATTGCCTGATGCGGCTGGGAAGAGATGTCGATATTGTCGTCGGTAAGGCGCAAACCATACCAGGCACGATGAAAGTCGTATTCGGTTAA
- the rluF gene encoding 23S rRNA pseudouridine(2604) synthase RluF, giving the protein MLTPQSTRLNKYISESGICSRREADRYIEQGNVFINGKRAGIGDQVVAGDVVKVNGQLIEPREEDDLVFIALNKPVGIVSTTEDSERDNIVDFVNHSSRIFPIGRLDKDSQGLIFLTNHGDLVNKILRAGNDHEKEYVVTVNKPITDEFIRGMGAGVPILGTVTKKCKVKKEAPFAFRITLVQGLNRQIRRMCEHFGFEVTRLERTRIMNVSLTGIPVGEWRDLTDDELVELFKLIENSSSEAKPKAKAKPKTQGIKRPVVNAPKSAEKERSKPAGKRFVQPGRKKKGR; this is encoded by the coding sequence ATGCTGACACCACAATCCACCCGACTAAACAAATACATCAGCGAGAGCGGGATCTGCTCGCGTCGCGAAGCCGATCGCTACATTGAGCAGGGCAACGTCTTTATCAACGGCAAACGCGCCGGGATAGGGGATCAGGTTGTCGCGGGCGACGTGGTCAAGGTCAACGGCCAGCTTATCGAGCCTCGGGAAGAGGACGATCTGGTATTTATCGCGCTGAACAAGCCGGTGGGAATTGTCAGCACCACGGAAGATAGCGAGAGAGACAACATTGTCGATTTCGTTAACCACAGCAGCCGTATCTTTCCTATCGGCCGCCTGGATAAAGATTCACAGGGGCTGATCTTCCTCACTAACCATGGCGATCTGGTAAACAAAATTCTGCGGGCCGGTAACGATCACGAGAAAGAGTATGTGGTCACGGTGAATAAGCCGATCACGGACGAGTTTATCCGTGGCATGGGCGCAGGCGTGCCGATCCTGGGTACCGTCACCAAAAAGTGTAAAGTTAAAAAAGAGGCACCTTTTGCCTTTCGCATTACGCTGGTTCAGGGCTTAAACCGACAGATCCGCCGGATGTGCGAGCACTTTGGCTTTGAAGTGACCAGGCTGGAGCGTACGCGCATTATGAACGTCAGCCTGACCGGTATCCCCGTCGGCGAGTGGCGTGACTTGACCGACGACGAGCTGGTAGAGCTGTTCAAGCTTATCGAAAACTCATCGTCAGAGGCGAAGCCGAAAGCGAAGGCGAAACCGAAAACCCAGGGGATTAAACGACCTGTGGTGAACGCCCCGAAATCAGCTGAAAAAGAGCGCAGCAAACCGGCCGGAAAACGGTTCGTGCAGCCGGGGCGTAAAAAGAAAGGGCGCTAA
- the metH gene encoding methionine synthase, giving the protein MSSKVDQLHQQLKERILVLDGGMGTMIQGYRLSEQDFRGERFADWPCDLKGNNDLLVLSKPEVISAIHDAYFAAGADIVETNTFNSTTIAMADYQMESLSAEINLAAAKLARACADEWTARTPEKPRYVAGVLGPTNRTASISPDVNDPAYRNVTFDQLVAAYRESTRALVEGGSDLILIETIFDTLNAKAAIFAVKAEFEALGVELPIMISGTITDASGRTLSGQTTEAFYNSLRHADALTFGLNCALGPDELRQYVQELSRIAECYVTAHPNAGLPNAFGEYDLDAGPMAAQIREWAEAGFLNIVGGCCGTTPEHIAAMSRAVEGLPPRQLPDLPVACRLAGLEPLNIGDDSLFVNVGERTNVTGSAKFKRLIKEEKYSEALDVARQQVENGAQIIDINMDEGMLDAEAAMVKFLNLIAGEPDIARVPIMIDSSKWDVIEKGLKCIQGKGIVNSISMKEGVEAFVHHAKLVRRYGAAMVVMAFDEVGQADTRERKIEICRRAYTILTQDVGFPPEDIIFDPNIFAVATGIDEHNNYAQDFIGACEDIKRELPHALISGGVSNVSFSFRGNDPVREAIHAVFLYYAIRNGMDMGIVNAGQLAIYDDLPAELRDAVEDVILNRRDDSTERLLDLAEKYRGSKSDDGVNAQQAEWRSWDVKKRLEYSLVKGITEFIEEDTEEARQQAERPIQVIEGPLMDGMNVVGDLFGEGKMFLPQVVKSARVMKQAVAYLEPFIEASKEKGQTNGKMVIATVKGDVHDIGKNIVGVVLQCNNYEIVDLGVMVPTDKILKTAREVNADLIGLSGLITPSLDEMVNVAKEMERQGFTIPLLIGGATTSKAHTAVKIEQNYSGPTVYVQNASRTVGVVSSLLSATQRDDFVARTRKEYETVRIQHARKKPRTPPVSLQAARDNDLAFDWESYTPPVAHRLGVQEVTASIETLRNYIDWTPFFMTWSLAGKYPRILEDEIVGVEAKRLFQDANEMLDQLSAEKRLNPRGVVGLFPANRVGDDVEIYRDASRTQVLTVARHLRQQTEKVGFANYCLADFVAPKLSGKEDYIGAFAVTGGLEEDALAEAYDAQHDDYNKIMVKAIADRLAEAFAEYLHERVRKVYWGYAPNENLSNEDLIRENYQGIRPAPGYPACPEHTEKGTIWQLLDVEKHTGMKLTESFAMWPGASVSGWYFSHPDSKYFAVAQIQRDQVEDYAQRKGMSVSEVERWLAPNLGYDAD; this is encoded by the coding sequence GTGAGCAGCAAAGTTGATCAACTGCATCAGCAGTTAAAAGAGCGTATTTTGGTTCTGGATGGGGGCATGGGCACCATGATCCAGGGCTATCGTCTGAGTGAGCAGGATTTTCGCGGCGAGCGCTTCGCCGACTGGCCCTGCGATCTCAAAGGCAACAACGATCTGCTGGTGCTCAGCAAGCCGGAGGTGATCTCTGCAATCCATGACGCCTATTTTGCGGCGGGTGCGGATATCGTTGAGACCAACACCTTTAACTCGACAACTATTGCGATGGCGGACTACCAGATGGAGTCCCTGTCGGCAGAGATCAACCTTGCCGCCGCGAAGCTGGCCCGCGCCTGCGCCGACGAGTGGACCGCCCGCACGCCGGAGAAGCCGCGCTACGTGGCGGGGGTGCTGGGTCCAACCAACCGCACCGCCTCTATCTCGCCGGACGTAAACGATCCCGCCTACCGCAACGTCACCTTCGACCAGCTGGTGGCGGCGTACCGGGAGTCGACCCGGGCGCTGGTGGAGGGCGGCAGCGATCTGATCCTGATCGAAACCATCTTCGATACGCTCAATGCGAAAGCGGCCATTTTTGCCGTGAAGGCAGAGTTCGAGGCGCTGGGCGTTGAGCTACCGATCATGATCTCCGGCACCATTACCGACGCTTCCGGACGCACGCTCTCCGGGCAGACTACCGAAGCATTCTATAACTCACTCCGCCACGCCGACGCGCTGACCTTCGGGCTGAACTGCGCCCTGGGGCCGGATGAGCTGCGTCAGTACGTGCAGGAGCTGTCGCGCATCGCCGAGTGCTACGTCACCGCCCACCCGAACGCCGGGCTGCCCAACGCCTTTGGCGAGTACGATCTCGATGCCGGGCCGATGGCCGCGCAGATCCGCGAGTGGGCCGAAGCGGGCTTCCTGAACATCGTGGGCGGCTGCTGCGGCACAACCCCAGAGCATATCGCTGCTATGAGCCGCGCGGTGGAAGGGCTGCCGCCGCGTCAGTTGCCTGACCTACCGGTTGCCTGCCGCCTGGCGGGGCTGGAGCCGCTGAATATTGGTGACGATAGCCTGTTTGTGAACGTTGGCGAGCGTACCAACGTTACCGGCTCGGCAAAATTCAAGCGCCTGATTAAAGAAGAGAAGTACAGCGAGGCGCTGGACGTGGCGCGCCAGCAGGTAGAGAACGGCGCGCAGATCATCGACATCAACATGGACGAGGGGATGCTCGACGCCGAGGCGGCGATGGTCAAGTTCCTCAACTTGATTGCCGGCGAGCCGGACATTGCCCGCGTGCCGATCATGATCGACTCCTCCAAGTGGGATGTTATCGAGAAGGGGCTGAAGTGCATTCAGGGCAAAGGCATCGTTAACTCCATTTCAATGAAGGAGGGCGTAGAGGCCTTTGTCCACCATGCGAAGCTGGTGCGCCGCTACGGCGCAGCGATGGTGGTGATGGCCTTTGATGAGGTCGGCCAGGCTGATACGCGGGAGCGGAAGATTGAGATCTGCCGCCGGGCCTACACCATTCTTACTCAGGATGTCGGTTTTCCACCGGAAGATATCATTTTTGACCCCAACATCTTTGCCGTGGCAACGGGCATTGATGAGCACAACAACTATGCCCAGGACTTTATCGGCGCGTGTGAAGACATCAAGCGCGAGCTGCCGCACGCCCTGATCTCCGGTGGCGTCTCTAACGTCTCGTTCTCCTTCCGTGGCAACGATCCGGTCCGTGAGGCGATCCACGCCGTGTTTCTCTACTACGCCATCCGCAACGGCATGGACATGGGGATCGTCAACGCCGGGCAGCTGGCCATCTATGACGATCTGCCTGCCGAGCTGCGCGATGCGGTCGAGGATGTGATCCTTAACCGTCGCGACGACAGCACCGAGCGTCTGCTGGATCTGGCCGAGAAGTATCGCGGCAGCAAGAGCGACGATGGCGTAAACGCCCAGCAGGCTGAGTGGCGCAGCTGGGACGTTAAAAAACGGCTGGAGTATTCGCTGGTTAAAGGCATTACCGAATTTATTGAAGAAGATACCGAAGAGGCGCGCCAGCAGGCCGAACGCCCTATTCAGGTGATTGAAGGGCCGCTAATGGACGGCATGAACGTGGTAGGCGATCTCTTTGGCGAGGGGAAAATGTTTCTGCCGCAGGTGGTGAAATCTGCCCGCGTGATGAAGCAGGCGGTGGCCTATCTCGAACCCTTTATCGAAGCCAGCAAAGAGAAAGGCCAGACCAACGGTAAAATGGTGATCGCCACCGTGAAAGGCGACGTGCATGACATCGGCAAAAACATCGTTGGCGTAGTATTGCAGTGCAATAACTACGAGATTGTCGATCTGGGCGTAATGGTGCCGACGGATAAAATCCTGAAAACCGCCCGGGAAGTAAATGCTGACCTGATTGGCCTCTCCGGGCTGATCACGCCCTCGCTGGATGAGATGGTCAACGTGGCGAAAGAGATGGAGCGTCAGGGCTTTACCATTCCGCTGCTGATTGGCGGGGCTACCACCTCGAAAGCCCATACGGCAGTTAAAATCGAGCAGAACTACAGCGGCCCAACGGTGTACGTGCAGAACGCCTCGCGCACCGTGGGCGTGGTGTCGTCGCTGCTGTCAGCAACCCAGCGGGACGATTTCGTGGCCCGCACTCGCAAAGAGTATGAAACCGTGCGTATTCAACATGCGCGTAAAAAGCCGCGCACGCCGCCAGTCAGCCTACAGGCGGCACGGGATAACGATCTGGCCTTCGACTGGGAGAGCTACACCCCGCCGGTGGCCCATCGCCTGGGCGTCCAGGAGGTGACCGCCAGCATTGAGACGCTGCGCAACTACATCGACTGGACGCCGTTCTTTATGACCTGGTCGCTGGCGGGTAAGTATCCACGCATTCTGGAAGATGAGATCGTCGGCGTTGAGGCGAAGCGCCTGTTTCAAGACGCTAACGAGATGCTCGACCAGCTCAGCGCAGAAAAACGTCTTAACCCGCGCGGCGTGGTGGGGCTGTTCCCGGCGAACCGCGTCGGCGATGACGTTGAAATCTACCGCGATGCATCACGTACTCAGGTACTGACGGTGGCACGCCATCTGCGGCAGCAGACCGAAAAGGTAGGCTTTGCTAACTACTGCCTGGCCGATTTCGTTGCGCCGAAGCTGAGCGGCAAAGAGGACTACATCGGCGCGTTTGCCGTCACCGGCGGGCTGGAGGAGGATGCTCTGGCCGAGGCCTATGACGCTCAGCATGACGACTACAACAAGATCATGGTGAAGGCGATTGCCGATCGACTGGCAGAGGCCTTTGCGGAGTACCTGCACGAACGGGTGCGTAAGGTTTACTGGGGCTATGCGCCGAACGAAAACCTTAGCAACGAAGATCTAATCCGCGAAAACTATCAGGGGATACGTCCTGCGCCAGGCTATCCCGCCTGCCCGGAGCACACCGAGAAGGGCACCATCTGGCAGCTGCTGGACGTTGAGAAACATACCGGCATGAAGCTGACCGAGTCCTTTGCCATGTGGCCGGGCGCGTCGGTCTCTGGCTGGTACTTCAGCCACCCCGACAGCAAGTACTTTGCCGTAGCGCAGATCCAGCGCGACCAGGTCGAGGATTATGCCCAGCGGAAAGGAATGAGCGTGAGTGAAGTTGAGCGCTGGCTCGCACCGAATCTCGGCTACGACGCGGACTGA
- the aceA gene encoding isocitrate lyase, with protein MKTRTQQIEALQQEWQTARWEGISRPYSAEEVVKLRGSVNPECTLAQLGAAKMWRLLHGESKKGYINSLGALTGGQALQQAKAGIEAIYLSGWQVAADANLASSMYPDQSLYPANSVPAVVDRINNTFRRADQIQWSAGIDPNDPRYVDYFLPIVADAEAGFGGVLNAFELMKSMIAAGAAAVHFEDQLASVKKCGHMGGKVLVPTQEAIQKLVAARLAADVMGVPTLLIARTDADAADLITSDCDEYDREFITGERTSEGFYRTRAGIEQAISRGLAYAPYADLVWCETSTPDLEQARRFADAIHAQFPGKLLAYNCSPSFNWQKNLDDNTIASFQQQLAEMGYKYQFITLAGIHSMWFNMFDLARAYAQGEGMKHYVEKVQQPEFAAAKEGYTFVSHQQEVGTGYFDKVTTIIQGGASSVTALTGSTEEQQF; from the coding sequence ATGAAAACCCGTACCCAGCAAATAGAAGCATTACAGCAAGAGTGGCAAACCGCACGCTGGGAGGGCATTAGCCGCCCCTACAGTGCGGAAGAGGTGGTAAAACTGCGCGGCTCGGTGAATCCGGAGTGCACCCTGGCGCAGCTTGGCGCGGCGAAAATGTGGCGTCTGCTGCACGGCGAGTCTAAAAAGGGCTATATCAACAGCCTCGGTGCGCTGACCGGTGGGCAGGCGCTCCAGCAGGCGAAGGCAGGGATAGAGGCCATTTACCTCTCCGGCTGGCAGGTGGCGGCAGATGCTAACCTGGCCTCCAGCATGTATCCGGATCAGTCCCTCTACCCGGCTAATTCGGTTCCGGCAGTCGTGGATCGGATCAACAACACTTTTCGCCGGGCGGATCAGATCCAGTGGTCGGCGGGGATCGATCCCAACGATCCGCGCTACGTGGACTACTTCCTACCGATTGTGGCCGATGCCGAAGCGGGCTTTGGCGGCGTGTTGAACGCCTTTGAGCTGATGAAGTCGATGATTGCAGCGGGAGCGGCGGCGGTACACTTCGAGGATCAGCTGGCCTCGGTGAAGAAGTGCGGCCATATGGGCGGCAAGGTACTGGTACCCACCCAGGAGGCCATCCAGAAGCTGGTGGCGGCCAGGCTGGCAGCAGACGTGATGGGCGTACCGACGCTGCTGATCGCCCGTACAGATGCCGATGCGGCGGATCTGATCACCTCGGACTGCGATGAGTATGACCGTGAATTTATTACCGGCGAACGCACCAGCGAAGGGTTCTATCGTACCCGGGCCGGGATAGAGCAGGCCATCAGCCGCGGCCTGGCCTACGCCCCCTATGCCGATCTGGTCTGGTGTGAAACCTCGACGCCAGATCTGGAGCAGGCCCGGCGCTTTGCCGATGCCATCCATGCCCAATTCCCCGGCAAGCTGCTGGCCTATAACTGCTCGCCGTCGTTCAACTGGCAGAAGAATCTCGACGACAACACCATCGCCAGCTTCCAGCAGCAGCTCGCGGAGATGGGCTACAAGTACCAGTTCATTACCCTCGCGGGTATCCACAGCATGTGGTTCAACATGTTCGATCTCGCCCGCGCCTATGCGCAGGGAGAGGGCATGAAACACTACGTCGAGAAGGTTCAGCAGCCGGAGTTTGCTGCGGCGAAGGAGGGCTATACCTTTGTCTCCCATCAGCAGGAGGTGGGAACCGGCTATTTCGATAAGGTGACGACGATTATTCAGGGCGGCGCATCATCGGTGACCGCGCTGACCGGATCAACAGAAGAGCAGCAGTTCTGA
- the aceK gene encoding bifunctional isocitrate dehydrogenase kinase/phosphatase: MTRGRELLIAQTILQGFDAQYGRFLEITAGAQQRFEQADWHAVQQAMKSRIHLYDHHVGLVAEQLRCITEGRRLDADYLLRVKAHYTELLPDYPRFEIAESFFNSVYCRLFDHRALTPERLFIFSSQPERRFRTIPRPLAKDFHPTGCWQALLNKLLADLPLRLPWQDRARDVGYILMQLTESIGDAALAQARLQVANELFYRNKAAWLVGKLILADGTVPFLLPIHRSEEGELFVDACLTTHDEASIVFGFARSYFMVYAPLPAATVEWLREILPGKTTAELYMAIGCQKHAKTESYREYLHYIASSDEQFIEAPGIRGMVMLVFTLPGFDRVFKVIKDRFAPQKEMTAAHVRACYQLVKEHDRVGRMADTQEFENFVLEKRQISPALMALLMTEAAEKITDLGDSISISHLYIERRMVPLNIWLEQVDGQLLRDVIEEYGNAIRQLAAANIFPGDMLFKNFGVTRHGRVVFYDYDEICYMTEVNFRDVPAPRYPEDELSAEPWYSVSPGDVFPEEFRHWLCADPRVGPLFEEMHADLFRASYWRALQTRIKEGHVEDVYAYRRRQRFSVRFNGSRHTPVSPLSPP, translated from the coding sequence ATGACGCGTGGCCGGGAGCTATTAATCGCCCAAACTATCCTGCAGGGTTTTGACGCCCAGTACGGACGCTTTCTGGAGATTACCGCCGGCGCGCAGCAGCGCTTTGAGCAGGCGGACTGGCACGCCGTCCAGCAGGCGATGAAGAGCCGCATCCATCTCTACGACCACCACGTTGGGCTGGTGGCCGAGCAGCTGCGCTGTATAACCGAGGGTCGACGCCTCGACGCGGATTATTTGCTGCGGGTAAAGGCGCACTATACTGAGCTGCTGCCTGACTATCCGCGCTTCGAAATTGCCGAAAGCTTTTTCAACTCGGTCTACTGTCGGCTGTTCGATCACCGGGCCCTGACGCCTGAGCGACTGTTTATTTTCAGCTCCCAGCCCGAGCGCCGCTTTCGCACCATTCCTCGCCCGCTTGCAAAGGATTTTCACCCGACCGGCTGCTGGCAGGCGCTGCTCAACAAGCTGCTTGCCGATCTCCCCCTGCGTCTGCCGTGGCAGGATCGCGCCCGCGACGTGGGCTATATCCTCATGCAGCTAACAGAGAGCATTGGCGACGCGGCGCTAGCGCAGGCACGTTTACAGGTGGCAAACGAGCTTTTCTACCGCAATAAAGCCGCCTGGCTGGTGGGCAAGCTTATCCTGGCCGACGGCACGGTTCCCTTTTTACTGCCGATCCACCGCAGCGAGGAGGGCGAGCTTTTTGTCGATGCCTGCCTGACCACCCACGACGAAGCCAGCATTGTGTTCGGCTTCGCCCGCTCCTACTTTATGGTCTATGCTCCCCTGCCCGCCGCGACGGTGGAGTGGCTGCGGGAGATCTTGCCAGGCAAAACCACGGCTGAGCTCTATATGGCGATTGGCTGCCAGAAGCATGCTAAAACAGAGAGCTACCGGGAGTATCTGCACTACATTGCCAGCAGCGACGAGCAGTTTATTGAAGCGCCGGGCATTCGCGGCATGGTGATGCTGGTCTTTACCCTGCCGGGCTTTGACCGGGTCTTCAAGGTAATCAAAGATCGTTTTGCCCCGCAGAAGGAGATGACCGCCGCCCATGTGCGCGCCTGCTATCAGCTGGTAAAAGAGCACGATCGCGTCGGGCGGATGGCCGATACTCAGGAGTTTGAAAACTTTGTGCTGGAGAAGCGGCAGATTTCGCCTGCGTTGATGGCCCTGTTGATGACGGAAGCGGCGGAGAAGATCACCGACCTGGGTGATAGTATCTCCATCAGCCATCTCTATATCGAACGGCGCATGGTGCCGCTCAATATCTGGCTGGAGCAGGTTGACGGTCAGCTGCTGCGGGACGTCATCGAAGAGTACGGCAACGCCATTCGTCAGCTAGCCGCCGCGAATATTTTCCCTGGTGATATGCTGTTTAAAAACTTTGGCGTGACGCGCCATGGGCGGGTGGTGTTCTATGACTACGATGAGATCTGCTACATGACCGAGGTAAACTTCCGCGACGTTCCCGCCCCGCGCTACCCGGAGGATGAGCTAAGCGCCGAGCCGTGGTACAGCGTATCGCCAGGGGATGTCTTCCCCGAGGAGTTTCGCCACTGGCTCTGTGCCGATCCGCGCGTCGGGCCACTCTTTGAGGAGATGCATGCCGATCTGTTCCGCGCCAGCTACTGGCGGGCACTGCAAACGCGTATCAAAGAGGGCCACGTGGAGGATGTCTACGCCTACCGACGACGGCAGCGTTTCAGCGTACGGTTTAACGGCTCCCGCCATACGCCAGTGTCACCTCTTTCGCCGCCTTAA
- a CDS encoding Na/Pi cotransporter family protein: MLTLLHLLSAVALLVWGTHIVRTGVMRVFGARLRTVLGRSVEKKPLAFCAGIGVTALVQSSNATTMLVTSFVAQDLVALTPALVIVLGADVGTALMARVLTFDLSWLSPLLIFIGVIFFLGRKQSRVGQLGRVSIGLGLILLALELIVQAVTPITQASGVKVIFASLTGDIMLDALIGAVFAIISYSSLAAVLLTATLTAAGIISFPVALCLVIGANLGSGLLAVLNNSASSAAARRVAMGSLLFKLVGSLLILPFVHPLAVVLDRLPLPDAELVIYFHVFYNLIRCVVMVPFAGPMARLCERLIRDEPELDMRLKPKHLDTSALDTPTLALANAARESLRMGDAMEQMLDGLKKIMHGEPREEKALRKIADDINVLYTAIKLYLARMPKDELAEEESRRWAEIIEMSLNLEQASDIIERMGSEIADKSLAARRAFSVEGLNELDSLLEQLRSNLQLAMSVFFSSDVASARRLRRRKHRFRILNRRYAHAHVDRLHQQNVQSIETSSLHLGLLGDMKRLNSLFCAVAYSVLEQPDEDEERGEY; encoded by the coding sequence GTGCTAACGCTTTTACACCTGCTATCCGCCGTTGCACTGCTGGTCTGGGGCACACATATCGTACGTACGGGCGTGATGCGCGTTTTTGGTGCGCGTTTGCGTACCGTGCTGGGTCGCAGCGTTGAGAAAAAACCGCTGGCCTTCTGCGCGGGCATTGGCGTCACCGCCCTGGTGCAGAGCAGTAACGCCACCACGATGCTGGTCACCTCCTTTGTGGCGCAGGATCTGGTGGCGCTTACCCCGGCGCTGGTGATTGTGCTGGGGGCGGACGTCGGTACTGCGCTGATGGCGCGGGTGCTCACCTTCGATCTCTCCTGGCTTTCACCGCTGCTGATTTTTATTGGCGTCATTTTCTTTCTTGGACGCAAGCAGTCCCGCGTAGGGCAGCTTGGTCGGGTCAGCATCGGCCTTGGGCTGATCCTGCTGGCGCTGGAGCTTATCGTGCAGGCCGTGACGCCGATTACCCAGGCCAGCGGCGTGAAGGTTATTTTCGCCTCGCTAACCGGCGATATTATGCTGGACGCGCTGATTGGCGCGGTCTTTGCCATTATCAGCTACTCAAGCCTTGCGGCGGTGCTGCTGACCGCGACGCTGACCGCGGCGGGGATCATCTCGTTTCCGGTGGCGCTGTGCCTGGTGATTGGTGCAAACCTCGGCTCGGGTCTGCTGGCGGTGCTCAACAACAGCGCCAGCAGCGCCGCTGCACGCCGCGTTGCGATGGGCAGCCTGCTGTTTAAGCTGGTGGGTAGCCTGCTGATCCTTCCTTTTGTACATCCGCTGGCAGTGGTTCTGGACAGGCTACCGCTGCCGGATGCAGAGTTGGTCATCTATTTCCACGTCTTCTACAACCTGATCCGCTGCGTGGTGATGGTGCCCTTTGCCGGACCGATGGCCCGCCTGTGCGAGCGGCTGATCCGCGATGAGCCTGAGCTTGATATGCGTCTGAAGCCGAAGCATCTCGATACTTCGGCGCTGGATACGCCCACGCTGGCCCTGGCGAACGCCGCCCGCGAGTCGCTGCGCATGGGTGACGCCATGGAGCAGATGCTCGACGGTCTGAAGAAGATCATGCACGGCGAGCCGCGTGAGGAGAAAGCGCTACGGAAAATTGCCGATGATATCAACGTGCTCTATACCGCCATCAAGCTCTATCTGGCGCGGATGCCGAAGGATGAACTGGCCGAAGAGGAGTCGCGCCGCTGGGCGGAAATTATTGAGATGTCGCTCAACCTTGAGCAGGCATCAGACATCATTGAGCGGATGGGCAGCGAGATTGCCGATAAGTCGCTGGCGGCCCGGCGCGCCTTCTCTGTTGAAGGGCTTAACGAGCTGGATAGCCTGCTGGAGCAGCTGCGCAGTAATCTGCAGCTGGCGATGTCGGTGTTCTTCTCCAGCGACGTGGCGAGTGCCCGCCGCCTGCGCCGCCGCAAGCACCGCTTCCGTATTCTCAACCGCCGTTACGCCCACGCCCACGTGGATCGTCTGCATCAGCAGAACGTGCAGAGTATCGAAACCAGCTCGCTGCATTTAGGTCTGCTGGGGGATATGAAACGCCTCAACTCGCTCTTCTGTGCGGTGGCCTACAGCGTGCTGGAGCAGCCGGACGAGGATGAGGAGCGCGGGGAGTACTGA
- the iclR gene encoding glyoxylate bypass operon transcriptional repressor IclR, protein MVASVPAKRGKKPRTAAAAATPPATGQVQSLTRGLKLLEWIAESQGSVALTELAQQAGLPNSTTHRLLTTMQQLGFVRQVGDLGHWAIGAHAFVIGASFLQSRNLLAIVHPILRKLMEDSGETVNLAVLDQNDHQAIIIDQVQCNQLMRMSAPIGGKLPMHASGAGKAFLAQLDEDQVTSLLHRQGLHTYTHATLVSPLHLKEDLALTRKRGYSFDDEEHALGLRCVAACIYDEHRQPFAAISISGPISRITDDRVTELGALVIKAAKEVTLAYGGSR, encoded by the coding sequence ATGGTGGCTTCCGTACCCGCGAAACGCGGTAAAAAACCTCGCACCGCTGCCGCCGCAGCCACCCCGCCGGCGACCGGACAGGTGCAGTCCCTGACGCGCGGCCTGAAGCTGCTGGAGTGGATCGCTGAATCTCAAGGCAGCGTGGCGCTGACCGAGCTGGCGCAGCAGGCTGGCCTGCCCAACTCGACCACCCACCGCCTGCTGACGACCATGCAGCAGCTGGGCTTTGTCCGCCAGGTAGGCGACCTGGGCCACTGGGCGATAGGCGCGCATGCGTTTGTCATTGGTGCCAGCTTCTTACAGAGCCGCAACCTGCTGGCCATTGTGCATCCTATTCTGCGCAAGCTGATGGAGGATTCCGGCGAGACGGTAAACCTGGCGGTGCTTGACCAGAACGATCATCAGGCCATCATCATTGACCAGGTGCAGTGTAACCAGCTGATGCGCATGTCTGCCCCCATTGGCGGCAAGCTGCCGATGCACGCCTCCGGAGCGGGAAAAGCTTTCCTGGCCCAGCTGGATGAGGATCAGGTTACCAGCCTGCTGCATCGCCAGGGGCTGCATACCTACACCCACGCTACGCTGGTCTCGCCCCTGCATCTGAAAGAAGATCTGGCCCTGACCCGCAAGCGCGGCTACTCCTTTGACGATGAGGAGCACGCGCTGGGCCTGCGCTGCGTGGCGGCCTGTATCTATGACGAGCATCGTCAGCCTTTTGCCGCCATCTCTATCTCTGGACCGATCTCACGTATTACCGACGATCGCGTGACCGAGCTGGGTGCGCTGGTGATTAAGGCGGCGAAAGAGGTGACACTGGCGTATGGCGGGAGCCGTTAA
- a CDS encoding DUF3811 domain-containing protein, producing the protein MATPRLTQKDMTESEQRELKTLLDRARIAHGRTLTNAETNQVKKEYTDKLMAQRETEAKKARKLKKEQAYKPDSESTFSWSANTSTRGRR; encoded by the coding sequence ATGGCTACACCAAGATTGACGCAAAAAGATATGACGGAGAGCGAGCAGCGCGAGCTGAAAACCCTGCTGGATCGCGCCCGTATCGCTCACGGCCGCACCCTGACCAACGCCGAAACCAATCAGGTTAAGAAAGAGTACACCGACAAGCTGATGGCGCAGCGTGAGACCGAGGCCAAAAAAGCCCGCAAGTTAAAAAAAGAGCAGGCGTATAAACCCGATTCAGAGTCGACCTTCTCCTGGTCAGCCAATACCTCAACCCGTGGAAGGCGCTAA